A single Paraburkholderia sp. FT54 DNA region contains:
- a CDS encoding RidA family protein: MAGSQHDPRLPHTDNPATLSQPGGHYSHVAVANGFVFVSGQLPITAQGGKLSEASFEVQAEQVLANVRAALESVGSSVAQLVQVRVYLVDVENWMSFNQIYARWAGEACPARAVVPVPQLHYGFKIEVEATALV, translated from the coding sequence ATGGCTGGTAGCCAGCACGACCCACGTCTGCCGCATACCGACAATCCCGCTACGCTTTCGCAGCCGGGCGGTCACTACAGCCACGTCGCGGTCGCTAACGGTTTTGTGTTCGTCTCAGGACAATTGCCGATCACCGCGCAAGGCGGCAAGCTGTCCGAGGCGTCGTTCGAAGTTCAGGCCGAACAGGTGCTGGCCAATGTGCGGGCCGCGCTCGAAAGCGTTGGCAGCAGCGTCGCGCAACTGGTGCAAGTGCGGGTCTATTTGGTCGATGTCGAAAACTGGATGAGCTTCAATCAGATCTACGCGCGTTGGGCCGGTGAAGCGTGTCCGGCGAGAGCCGTCGTGCCAGTTCCTCAACTGCATTACGGTTTCAAGATCGAAGTTGAGGCGACCGCGCTGGTTTAG
- the hemW gene encoding radical SAM family heme chaperone HemW produces the protein MIPIKPAPADIGNGVIKAFTSPGSIRLTSLPPLALYVHFPWCVRKCPYCDFNSHEWKGDTFPENEYLDALRADLEMALPLVWGRQVHTVFIGGGTPSLLSAAGLDRMLSDVRALLPLDADAEITLEANPGTFETAKFAQFRASGVNRLSVGIQSFNEAHLKALGRIHDSAQARHAVEVAATTFDNFNLDLMFALPGQTLAECQADVETALSFAPPHLSLYHLTLEPNTLFAKFPPALPDDDASADMQDWIHERTCAAGYERYEVSAYAQPHRQSRHNLNYWRFGDYLGIGAGAHTKLSFPNRVLRQARYKHPTTFIEQAKAGTAVQEEHEVGPHDLPFEFMLNALRLVEGFPVHRFIERTGMSMTSIEPALQEAERRKLITRDHEKIAPTPLGQAFLNDLQGLFLKDPQ, from the coding sequence GTGATTCCGATCAAACCGGCGCCCGCCGATATCGGCAACGGCGTCATCAAGGCCTTCACGTCGCCAGGCAGCATCCGGCTGACGTCGCTGCCGCCGCTGGCGTTGTACGTGCATTTTCCGTGGTGCGTGCGCAAGTGTCCGTACTGCGATTTCAACTCGCACGAATGGAAAGGCGACACGTTCCCCGAGAACGAATATCTCGACGCCTTGCGCGCCGATCTCGAGATGGCGCTGCCGCTGGTCTGGGGCCGCCAGGTGCATACGGTGTTTATCGGCGGCGGCACGCCGAGCCTGCTGTCGGCGGCCGGACTCGATCGCATGCTGTCCGACGTGCGCGCACTGCTGCCGCTCGACGCCGACGCGGAAATCACGCTCGAAGCCAATCCAGGCACGTTCGAAACCGCCAAGTTCGCACAGTTTCGCGCGAGCGGCGTGAACCGGCTCTCGGTGGGCATCCAGAGTTTCAACGAAGCGCATCTGAAGGCGCTCGGCCGCATTCACGACTCGGCGCAAGCGCGCCATGCCGTCGAAGTGGCTGCGACCACCTTCGACAACTTCAACCTCGACCTGATGTTCGCATTGCCCGGGCAGACGCTCGCCGAATGCCAGGCCGATGTCGAGACGGCATTGTCGTTCGCGCCGCCGCATTTGTCGCTGTATCACCTGACACTCGAACCGAACACATTGTTTGCGAAGTTCCCGCCCGCCCTGCCCGACGACGATGCATCCGCCGACATGCAGGACTGGATTCATGAGCGCACCTGCGCTGCGGGTTACGAACGTTATGAGGTGTCGGCGTATGCGCAGCCGCATCGGCAGAGCAGGCACAATCTGAACTACTGGCGTTTCGGCGACTATCTCGGCATCGGTGCGGGCGCGCATACGAAGCTGTCGTTTCCGAATCGCGTGCTGCGGCAGGCGCGCTACAAGCATCCCACCACCTTCATCGAGCAGGCGAAGGCCGGCACGGCGGTGCAGGAAGAGCATGAAGTCGGGCCGCACGATCTGCCGTTCGAGTTCATGTTGAATGCGCTGCGACTGGTGGAAGGGTTTCCGGTGCATCGGTTCATCGAGCGCACGGGCATGTCGATGACGTCGATCGAACCGGCTTTGCAGGAAGCCGAACGACGCAAGCTCATCACGCGCGACCACGAAAAGATTGCCCCGACGCCGCTCGGCCAGGCGTTCCTGAACGATCTGCAAGGGCTCTTTCTGAAGGATCCGCAGTAA
- the rdgB gene encoding RdgB/HAM1 family non-canonical purine NTP pyrophosphatase — MSEVFQRNSAANSGAPLKKVVLASNNAGKLREFAALLGAAGIELIPQGELNVPEAEEPHPTFVENALTKARHASKLTGLPALADDSGLCVRALRGAPGVYSARYAQLAGGEKSDAANNARLVSALQGETDRRAYYFCVLALVRHPDDPEPLIAEGRWHGEMLDAPRGAHGFGYDPYFFLPSLNASAAELEPAVKNASSHRAIALRQLLARLTEEA, encoded by the coding sequence GTGAGTGAGGTTTTTCAACGCAATAGCGCGGCCAATTCAGGTGCGCCGTTGAAGAAAGTCGTGCTGGCGTCGAACAACGCGGGCAAGCTGCGCGAGTTCGCGGCCTTGCTCGGCGCGGCCGGCATCGAACTGATTCCGCAAGGCGAGTTGAACGTGCCGGAAGCAGAAGAGCCGCATCCGACCTTCGTCGAGAACGCACTGACCAAGGCGCGCCACGCATCGAAGCTGACCGGCCTGCCCGCGCTCGCTGACGACTCGGGCCTGTGTGTGCGCGCGTTGCGCGGCGCACCGGGCGTCTACTCGGCGCGCTACGCGCAACTTGCCGGCGGTGAGAAGAGCGACGCGGCGAACAACGCACGCCTCGTCTCGGCGTTGCAAGGCGAGACCGATCGCCGCGCATACTACTTCTGCGTGCTGGCTTTGGTGCGTCACCCGGACGATCCCGAGCCGCTGATCGCCGAAGGCCGCTGGCATGGCGAAATGCTGGACGCGCCGCGCGGCGCGCATGGATTCGGCTATGACCCGTACTTCTTCTTGCCGTCGCTGAATGCCAGCGCCGCCGAGCTTGAACCGGCGGTGAAGAACGCCAGCAGCCATCGCGCGATTGCGTTGCGGCAACTGCTCGCGCGTCTGACGGAGGAAGCGTGA
- the rph gene encoding ribonuclease PH has protein sequence MTNNTQRPSGRQANQLRDVRITRHYTKHAEGSVLVEFGDTKVICTASIAESVPSFLRDRGQGWLTAEYGMLPRATHTRSDREAARGKQTGRTQEIQRLIGRALRSVFDLEKLGARTLHIDCDVIQADGGTRTASITGAFVAAHDAVAKLLATGRIESSPITDYVAAISVGVYDGLPVLDLDYDEDSQCDTDMNVVMTGAGGFVEIQGTAEGVAFTREEMNALLDLASDGINTLIAKQKAALEQKSE, from the coding sequence ATGACCAACAACACCCAACGCCCCAGCGGCCGCCAGGCCAATCAGCTGCGCGACGTGCGCATCACGCGCCACTACACGAAGCACGCGGAGGGCTCGGTGCTGGTCGAATTCGGCGACACGAAAGTGATCTGCACCGCGAGCATTGCCGAGAGCGTGCCGTCGTTTCTGCGTGATCGCGGCCAAGGTTGGCTCACCGCCGAATACGGTATGTTGCCGCGCGCCACGCACACCCGCAGCGACCGCGAAGCCGCACGCGGCAAACAGACCGGCCGCACGCAGGAAATCCAGCGGCTGATCGGCCGCGCGCTGCGCTCGGTGTTCGATCTGGAGAAGCTCGGCGCGCGCACGCTGCATATCGACTGCGACGTGATCCAGGCCGACGGCGGCACGCGCACGGCCAGCATCACCGGCGCGTTCGTGGCGGCACATGACGCGGTGGCGAAGCTGCTGGCGACGGGCCGCATCGAAAGCTCGCCGATCACGGATTACGTCGCGGCGATTTCGGTGGGCGTGTACGACGGCCTGCCGGTGCTCGACCTCGACTACGACGAAGACTCGCAATGCGACACCGACATGAACGTCGTGATGACGGGCGCGGGCGGCTTCGTCGAAATTCAGGGCACCGCTGAAGGCGTGGCATTCACGCGCGAGGAAATGAACGCGCTGCTGGATCTGGCCAGCGACGGCATCAACACGCTGATCGCGAAGCAGAAGGCGGCGCTGGAGCAAAAGAGTGAGTGA
- a CDS encoding YicC/YloC family endoribonuclease codes for MIYSMTGYASATRELVAASGTGGVSVSVELRTVNSRFLDLNFRMPEDVRVCEPTLREMLMNKLSRGKVDIRINLQRSEQSANAGSINHDALTQLALLERTVLSTFPEAERLRTGEILRWPGILAESGVAPEVLREAVLACGKQAITDLIDVRAREGAQLATMLIANVTEMETIVTKITPLVPELIAKHQQKIVERLQEALGIAAPDTAATIVSREEINERIRQEVTMYGIRIDIAEELSRLTAHLNETRHVIQKGGKVGKRLDFMMQELNREANTLGSKAAAKELADSSMTLKLLIEQMREQVQNLE; via the coding sequence ATGATCTACAGCATGACTGGCTATGCGAGCGCCACGCGCGAACTCGTCGCGGCTTCGGGCACAGGTGGCGTGAGCGTGTCGGTCGAACTGCGCACTGTGAATTCGCGCTTTCTCGATCTGAACTTCCGCATGCCGGAAGACGTGCGCGTGTGCGAACCCACGCTGCGCGAGATGCTGATGAACAAGCTGTCGCGCGGCAAGGTCGATATTCGTATCAACCTGCAACGCAGCGAACAGTCCGCCAACGCGGGTTCGATCAATCACGACGCGCTCACGCAACTCGCGCTGCTCGAACGCACGGTGCTCTCGACGTTTCCGGAAGCTGAACGCCTGCGGACCGGCGAAATTCTGCGCTGGCCGGGGATCCTGGCCGAAAGCGGCGTGGCGCCCGAAGTGCTGCGTGAAGCCGTGCTCGCGTGCGGCAAGCAGGCCATTACGGACCTGATCGACGTGCGCGCCCGCGAAGGCGCGCAACTGGCGACCATGCTGATCGCCAACGTCACCGAAATGGAAACGATCGTCACGAAGATCACGCCGCTCGTGCCGGAACTGATCGCCAAGCATCAGCAGAAGATTGTCGAACGCTTGCAGGAAGCGCTCGGCATCGCCGCGCCGGATACCGCCGCGACGATCGTCTCGCGCGAGGAAATCAACGAGCGGATTCGCCAGGAAGTCACGATGTACGGCATTCGTATCGACATCGCCGAAGAATTGTCGCGCCTCACGGCTCACCTGAACGAAACTCGCCACGTGATCCAGAAGGGCGGCAAGGTCGGCAAGCGCCTCGACTTCATGATGCAGGAACTCAACCGCGAAGCGAACACGCTCGGTTCGAAGGCGGCCGCGAAGGAACTGGCGGATTCGTCGATGACCCTGAAGCTGCTCATCGAACAGATGCGCGAGCAAGTACAGAATCTGGAATAA
- the gmk gene encoding guanylate kinase, protein MTDHHHPRETPRNPYAGAYPGNLFMVVAPSGAGKSTLVNALLAGDDAIRLSISYTTRPPRPKEQDGEHYHFTTVDDFMKRHDAGEFLESAEVHGNYYGTSRVWIEDQMKNGHDVLLEIDWQGAQQVKKQFHNAVEIFILPPSLEALEERLKKRGQDEPNVITRRLLAAGSEMAHAAEAEYVVINEKFDRALSELQCLVAATRSRFASQYARHTQLFVQLGIHLPHA, encoded by the coding sequence ATGACCGACCATCACCACCCACGCGAAACGCCGCGCAATCCGTATGCCGGTGCTTACCCCGGCAACCTGTTCATGGTCGTGGCGCCATCGGGCGCGGGCAAGTCGACGCTCGTGAACGCGCTGCTCGCCGGCGACGACGCGATCCGTCTGTCGATCTCGTACACGACGCGTCCGCCGCGTCCGAAGGAGCAGGACGGCGAGCACTACCACTTCACCACCGTCGACGACTTCATGAAGCGTCACGATGCGGGCGAGTTCCTGGAAAGCGCGGAAGTGCACGGCAACTATTACGGCACCTCGCGCGTGTGGATCGAGGACCAGATGAAGAATGGCCATGACGTGCTGCTCGAAATCGACTGGCAGGGCGCCCAGCAGGTGAAAAAACAGTTTCACAACGCGGTCGAAATTTTCATCTTGCCGCCGTCGCTGGAAGCGCTCGAAGAGCGTCTGAAGAAGCGCGGCCAGGACGAGCCGAACGTGATCACTCGCCGGCTGCTGGCGGCCGGCAGCGAGATGGCGCACGCGGCGGAAGCGGAGTACGTGGTGATCAACGAGAAGTTCGACCGCGCGCTCAGCGAACTGCAATGCCTCGTGGCCGCGACCCGTTCGCGCTTCGCCTCGCAATACGCACGCCACACGCAGCTTTTCGTGCAACTCGGCATTCACCTGCCACACGCGTAA
- the rpoZ gene encoding DNA-directed RNA polymerase subunit omega — protein sequence MARITVEDCLKQIPNRFELALAATYRARQLAQGHTPKIESRDKPTVVALREIAAGQVGVEMLKKVPV from the coding sequence ATGGCCCGCATTACCGTCGAAGACTGCCTCAAACAGATCCCGAACCGTTTCGAACTCGCGCTTGCCGCAACCTATCGCGCGCGTCAGCTCGCTCAAGGCCACACGCCGAAGATCGAAAGCCGCGACAAGCCCACGGTCGTCGCGCTGCGCGAAATCGCAGCCGGCCAGGTCGGCGTCGAAATGCTGAAGAAGGTGCCTGTCTAA